The following coding sequences are from one Streptomyces venezuelae window:
- a CDS encoding LLM class flavin-dependent oxidoreductase, giving the protein MRVGSFVLAAQFPGQGQGEALHRAVRSAEVAEEAGLDAVWLAEHHFVPYGTCPSAVTLAALLLGRTRRIHVGTAVSVLPTAHPVALGEQAALLHVTTGGRFSLGVGRGGPWVDLEVFGGGLEAYEKGFPESLDLLLRWLREPRVEGSGERFAFREVAVVPRPQEALTGQGAEGPEVVVACTSPSSVRLAAQRCLPMLLGMHVGDDEKAEMVALWNRHARAAGHPPEKVSAAPHVSAGVAQIADRRLDAAETLQKAMPGWLKQGLDAHVTVDGRHRAMRDPLAYTELLCGLHPVGTPQVCADRLAATAERTGITRFALLVEGSGDLAATEENVRRLGAEVLPQLR; this is encoded by the coding sequence ATGCGAGTAGGTAGTTTTGTTCTGGCCGCCCAGTTCCCCGGGCAGGGGCAGGGGGAGGCACTGCACCGCGCGGTGCGGTCCGCCGAGGTGGCCGAGGAGGCGGGGCTCGATGCGGTCTGGCTCGCCGAGCACCACTTCGTGCCGTACGGCACGTGTCCGTCGGCGGTGACCCTCGCGGCGCTGCTCCTCGGGCGGACGCGGCGGATCCACGTCGGCACGGCCGTGAGCGTACTCCCGACCGCGCACCCCGTGGCGCTCGGCGAGCAGGCGGCGCTGCTGCACGTGACGACGGGCGGCCGGTTCTCGCTCGGCGTCGGACGCGGCGGTCCCTGGGTGGACCTGGAAGTGTTCGGCGGGGGCCTGGAGGCGTACGAGAAGGGGTTCCCCGAATCCCTCGACCTGCTGCTGCGGTGGCTGCGGGAGCCGCGCGTCGAGGGCAGTGGCGAGCGGTTCGCGTTCCGCGAGGTCGCCGTGGTGCCACGCCCGCAGGAAGCCCTGACCGGACAGGGCGCCGAAGGTCCCGAAGTGGTCGTCGCGTGCACCTCGCCGTCCAGCGTGCGGCTCGCCGCGCAGCGCTGCCTGCCGATGCTGCTCGGCATGCACGTGGGCGACGACGAGAAGGCCGAAATGGTGGCCTTGTGGAATCGCCACGCACGTGCTGCGGGGCACCCGCCGGAGAAGGTCTCCGCCGCACCCCACGTATCCGCCGGTGTCGCGCAGATCGCGGACCGCCGGCTCGACGCGGCCGAGACGTTACAGAAGGCGATGCCGGGGTGGCTGAAGCAGGGGCTGGACGCCCATGTGACCGTGGACGGCAGGCACCGCGCCATGCGTGACCCGCTGGCCTACACGGAACTCCTGTGCGGCCTGCACCCCGTGGGCACCCCCCAGGTGTGCGCCGACCGTCTCGCCGCCACCGCCGAGCGCACCGGCATCACCCGCTTCGCGCTTCTCGTGGAGGGCTCCGGCGACCTCGCGGCCACGGAGGAGAACGTGCGGAGGCTGGGCGCCGAAGTGCTGCCCCAGCTCCGCTGA
- a CDS encoding SCO5389 family protein, with product MSLDVSPALLEQAERGEVDEAEFVDCVRTSLPYAWEMISSLVAQLKVDGGEFADNQTPPPDEQARGQLLRALASDAIRGALQRHFGVRLAFQNCHRVAVFPLDPAVDDRLARFTSIRGQLLNQSPELRDC from the coding sequence ATGTCGCTCGACGTCTCACCGGCACTGTTGGAACAGGCCGAGCGAGGCGAGGTGGACGAAGCGGAATTCGTCGACTGCGTCCGGACCTCCCTGCCTTACGCGTGGGAGATGATCAGCTCCCTGGTGGCCCAGCTGAAGGTCGACGGCGGAGAGTTCGCCGACAACCAGACCCCGCCGCCGGACGAGCAGGCGCGTGGGCAGCTGCTGCGCGCGCTCGCGAGTGACGCGATCCGCGGTGCTCTGCAGAGGCATTTCGGAGTGCGCCTCGCATTCCAGAACTGTCACCGCGTGGCAGTGTTCCCGCTTGACCCGGCGGTGGACGACCGGCTCGCCCGCTTCACCTCGATCCGGGGCCAGCTGCTCAACCAGTCGCCCGAACTCCGGGACTGCTGA
- the nucS gene encoding endonuclease NucS codes for MRLVIARCSVDYAGRLTAHLPSAPRLILVKADGSVSIHADDRAYKPLNWMSPPCTLKEGTGDDAGVWTVVNKAGEKLIITMEEVLHDSSHELGVDPGLIKDGVEAHLQELLADRIETLGEGYTLIRREYMTAIGPVDILCRDADGQTVAVEIKRRGEIDGVEQLTRYLELLNRDPHLAPVRGIFAAQEIKPQARVLATDRGIGCTVLDYNALRGIEDDKLRLF; via the coding sequence ATGCGTCTCGTCATTGCCCGATGCTCCGTGGACTACGCGGGCCGGCTCACCGCCCATCTCCCGTCGGCGCCCCGTCTGATCCTCGTGAAGGCGGACGGCAGCGTCTCGATCCACGCGGACGACAGGGCCTACAAACCGCTCAACTGGATGTCGCCGCCCTGCACCTTGAAGGAGGGGACCGGGGACGACGCCGGCGTGTGGACCGTCGTGAACAAGGCGGGCGAGAAGCTCATCATCACGATGGAGGAAGTCCTGCACGACTCCTCGCACGAGCTGGGTGTGGACCCCGGTCTCATCAAGGACGGCGTGGAAGCACACCTTCAGGAGTTGCTCGCCGACCGGATCGAGACGCTCGGTGAGGGATATACGCTCATCCGCCGCGAGTACATGACGGCGATCGGCCCGGTCGACATCCTCTGCCGCGACGCCGACGGGCAGACCGTCGCCGTCGAGATCAAGCGCCGCGGCGAGATCGACGGCGTCGAGCAACTCACCCGCTACCTGGAGCTGTTGAACCGCGACCCGCACCTGGCGCCGGTCCGGGGGATCTTCGCCGCCCAGGAGATCAAGCCGCAGGCACGCGTCCTCGCCACCGACCGCGGCATCGGCTGCACCGTCCTCGACTACAACGCGCTGCGCGGCATCGAGGACGACAAGCTTCGACTGTTCTGA